Within the Platichthys flesus chromosome 8, fPlaFle2.1, whole genome shotgun sequence genome, the region GCCAGCCAAAGGGGGAGGGGGCTCCTACACCTTCCTCTTACCACGACACATCAGCACTTGACCCAAGGAGGCTCCACACCACGCCTTCAGTCCCAGTCCCAGCAGCCCGAGGAGGGGAGGGCAGTTATCTGGGGCACTCCGCACACCCATAGGCTTTGCTAGATCATGGAGCTGCCCTGTCTTCCTACAGAGTCCCCCACAGCAGCCAGCTCCTGCTCCATGGATCCCCTGTACGACAACTGCCCACCTTTCGCCCAGCGAGGGAGGGCCAGGGTGAGGGAAATGGAGAGTAGGGTTGTGTGCCCGGGTGTAACCAGACTCCCAGGCCCTTGCAGCTCTTGCAGCCCTCTGGCCGGACTGACCCCAGCTGTGGCTTTGGTTCCCACACTGGACTGTGGGGGAAGAGCGCCTGGCGGCTGGCCAGATCATAGCTACTGCAGCTGGGGAGGGGGCCGGGGGAGACGGGGCTGGGAAGCAGAGCTGGATCAGGGcataaacagaggaagaggagggggagagagaaggggagaacAGGGAGGCTGTGGGGAGGACAGAGCCCATCTCCACCAGAGCCCCAATCCATCCCAGAGTGAGCAGCACAGGAGTGCTCTGTCTCTGTATGATAACCTGCCTGACGCTGTCACCCCTGAAAGCCTCCAGGAGGTCTTTGAGACAGAGACAAGTTTCCAGGAGCAGATGTATCAGGCATGGGCCCCTGAGCACATGCAGGGCCTGATGGAGGCTGAGGGAGTGAGTCAAGACAAGAGCCCCTGGTCCTCCTGTGAGATCAGCCTCCCCGAGAGCGGCTCAATCAACCAGGACCAGAATCCAGACCAGGACAAGGAGCGTGAGCAGGAGCCAGAGCTGGACTCAGGATCCTGTGGATATCAGCAGGCCGACCTCCAGCTCCCATCGTCACCTCACGTCCTGACAGGCAGCTCCCCTCAGCTGTGTCCCACTGAGTGCCAGGGCCTGTGGCCCCCCGAGCAGCCGGCCTGGTCTCCCAGGGTGCCCCCTCCCATACCGCAGGCTGACCCGTGTGCCAGCGCCCTCCGCAGCCTCCTCACCAGCCTCCAACAGCAGATCGGCCGACAGAGGGAGCAGTATGAGGAGAGAATAATCAGGTAATGCTCAATTCTATTGGTTTCACATTTCCCTTTCGACATTCACAgattattataatcattttaCAGGGTTTAGATAAAACCCTGTAAAAGACAGAATTTAACAGGCTGTTGCTGCTGGCTTCAGTTTGACACTTTCAGTTCACTGAGTTGACAGAGAGTCTTGCTTGTGGTGTGTTTCCAGTGAAGGGCAACACAATGTTCCCAGGCCCAGAGAGCGAGTGTCCACTCAGCTGTGCTGCTCCGGTCACTGACTCGACCCCGAGCTTCACCCCGTGTCCTGTTCGGTTCCCACGGCGCCAACAGCTGCTTTCTTTACGTCTCCTAAAATCTCCCATATTTACACCGagcttttttttatcaagcACTCAGATGTGCTGTATTTGCTACtcgtgtatgtatgcatgtatttctgtgtattttccAAGATAAACAAAGTGCGTTGGTAAATAGCTGGAGATGATTGGTTTTAACAATCTAACCGAACAAATAGAAACAGGTCAAGGCCTCGGAAAGAGAGCTAATTTAAGGTTGTTTCCCTGGACCACACACGCAACTCACTCAGGATATTTTTACCTTACACCTACCTccatcaaggaggttatgttttcacccgtctgtttatttgtctggATCACCATGACACTCGGCCTAAGGAAGTTgtttgggtcagggaagagtccattaaatattaatttaggGGGTGAtcagtttcttttaaaaaagcGATATGAAGAAACTCTTTCACCTTTTTCCAGGGAACAACTTGTGGATTTGTTTGTGAAATCTCGATAATGGAACTATGCACTCCTGAGTCACTCTGGTCAAATAAATGTAGTTGTACATTCGAACCCAAACTTTAGAGTCACCCGTTCAGCCGATTTAAATGCCAAGTAACCCACCGACATAAGAACCAGTAACCTTTCCTGTCTTGTCTCCCCTCATCAGCCTAGAGCAGAGaaatgaggagctgcaggacgaGGTTGTGCGGCTGAAAACCAACCTGGTGCAGCAGCGCCACTGGTACCAGGTCATCCAGACGAAGATCGTGGAGTCGGAGAGAGCCCGGGACGCCGCAGAAGATCGCAACGCAACgctgcagagagagatggatcaGTTCTTCGACACCTTCGGAGAACTCAACAACGAGGCC harbors:
- the LOC133958737 gene encoding uncharacterized protein LOC133958737, giving the protein MELPCLPTESPTAASSCSMDPLYDNCPPFAQRGRARVREMESRVVCPGVTRLPGPCSSCSPLAGLTPAVALVPTLDCGGRAPGGWPDHSYCSWGGGRGRRGWEAELDQGINRGRGGGERRGEQGGCGEDRAHLHQSPNPSQSEQHRSALSLYDNLPDAVTPESLQEVFETETSFQEQMYQAWAPEHMQGLMEAEGVSQDKSPWSSCEISLPESGSINQDQNPDQDKEREQEPELDSGSCGYQQADLQLPSSPHVLTGSSPQLCPTECQGLWPPEQPAWSPRVPPPIPQADPCASALRSLLTSLQQQIGRQREQYEERIISLEQRNEELQDEVVRLKTNLVQQRHWYQVIQTKIVESERARDAAEDRNATLQREMDQFFDTFGELNNEAKKTEYIVKSF